The genomic region AAGCATATTACGGGCCGGTTGCGCAGAGTATCTTCGATAAGGTTAAGGTGATTTTGCCGGGGGACCTGTGGGGGATTGCGGAGGGGTTTTGCGGAAAATACGGACCCGTGTATGTGTGGAAGGGCTAAGAGCTTGCCTCGCGCCCACCCGTCGCAGACGGGACCGATTTCGCAGAGGGCGCGAAGAGATGAAACGAGAGAGAACATTGATGCTTCTTCGCTCGATCTCCTGTCCCTGCTCAGGCGAAGTTGACCGGCGCGCAAAACTGGTGTACGCTTTACGTGAGTACACAAGATAGGAGACTGTCATGCCAAGAGCTGTTGTTGAAGCTAGTGAAAGGATGAACCTCCGGGTCAAGCCGGAGGTGAAAGCACGCCTTGTCCGGGCAGCCGCGTTGCGCCACATGGACCTGACGGAGTTTGTGACGCGGACCGCGTTGCACGAGGCGGAAGCCGTGATCGAGGAGGCAGAACACATCAAGCTGTCAGAGAGAGACAGCCTGCTTGTTCTCGATCTGCTCGAAAACCCGCCGCCGGCGAATGCCAGGCTTCGCGCCGCGATCGCGGCGATGCCGAAAAAGGCATGACCCTTCCGGGCTGGCACGAAGAGCCTGTTGCAAAAAAGCACGGTCGCAAGGATTTCGATTGCGGTGACGCAGACCTGAACGATTTTCTCTACCGTTATGCGCGCCAGAGTCACGATCTCGGCGCGGCAAAGACCATCCTCGCGATCGACGACGCTGACGACAGGACCGTTCTCGGTTTTTACAGCCTCGCGCCGGCGTCGCTCAGCTATGAGCGGGCACCGAAGACCCTGCGCCGCGGCCTCGCCCGCCACGATGTACCGGGTTTCAGACTCGCGCGCATCGCCACGCACGTAAACGTGCAAGGACGGGGGCTTGGCGGTCAACTCATCGCCGCGGCCGGCCGGCGCTGCCTGCGCGCCGCAACTGAAGTCGGCGGCGTGATCCTCATCATCGACGGGAAGAACGACCGGGCCGCCAAATGGTATGCCGCCTATGGCGCGGTCCCACTGCTGGATGCGCCATTGACCCTCGTCATGGCCCTTGCCTCCCTTGAAGCCGAGTTAAAGAAGGCAGGCCGGCTTTAGCGGTCGCGGAACAAAAAACGACCAACCCCGCGGGGTCACCTATTAGAGGGCACTCTGCCAACAAATTGGACTTTGGAGACACCCTCCGCATTTTCACATTCTATCCTTTCGGTCAATTCTTTCGGCAGTCGCCGACGGTTGTGCCCTCTTCTTCAAGGTCTCTTCCCCATTTGTTCTGCCGCCATACCAATCGCTGCAGTACTGTTCTCTTCGTGGAACTGGGAGGACC from Syntrophorhabdus sp. harbors:
- a CDS encoding DUF1778 domain-containing protein, whose amino-acid sequence is MPRAVVEASERMNLRVKPEVKARLVRAAALRHMDLTEFVTRTALHEAEAVIEEAEHIKLSERDSLLVLDLLENPPPANARLRAAIAAMPKKA
- a CDS encoding GNAT family N-acetyltransferase produces the protein MTLPGWHEEPVAKKHGRKDFDCGDADLNDFLYRYARQSHDLGAAKTILAIDDADDRTVLGFYSLAPASLSYERAPKTLRRGLARHDVPGFRLARIATHVNVQGRGLGGQLIAAAGRRCLRAATEVGGVILIIDGKNDRAAKWYAAYGAVPLLDAPLTLVMALASLEAELKKAGRL